In the genome of Arachis stenosperma cultivar V10309 chromosome 2, arast.V10309.gnm1.PFL2, whole genome shotgun sequence, the window TGTTTCATCTTCTATGTTAGAAATTAGAATGTATGATTCTGATTCCAAAACGCTTAATGTTGATGTTTTTGTGTTTTGCTGTTTTGTAATTGTTAATTTGTTACTCTGTTTTGGTGTTTTGTTAAGGCTGGAAAGTGGAAACTGACTCTTTTGTAATATTGTTGAATGGCTGAATGCTATAGGCAAAATTGTGTTTTGTTGAATGGCTGAATGCTGTAGGCAGAATTGTATTGTGTTGAATGGCTGAATGCTGTAAGCAGATATGGTCTTGTGTTGTAGTTAAGAATATGTTGTTAATTTTCATTGTGTTTGGCTCCTGCTTTAGGTTAAGAACATGGTTAATTTTTATGCTGTTAATTTTCATTGTGTTGTGgctgtttttaatttcattgtGTTGTGGCTGTTATTGATTTCAGTTATGGAAAATAGTATTAATCAAAAAGCAACTGCTGATAACAATGTTTCTGTGAATAATAACATGTTTGTCGATCCTCCTATTTCGAATGATGATGCTGCTAATCCTAATTCCTGTAGTGCTAACGATAGTCAGTCACAATGTTCTTCTAATCTACGGGGAAAAACAGATTTAGCTGGAAAATATGTTGCTCTATAAACGGTGAATGAAAAACCACAATatcaatgtttattttgtttacaAGTTTTCAATGGAGGTGGAATTCACAGGATGAAGAAACATCTAGTAAAGATTACTGGAGACGTGAAAAAATGTCCTAAAGTTCCATATGATGTAAAATAACAGATGGAAAGTTTGTTGAAAGAAATTCAAACcaacagaaagaaaagaaaagtaagtTTTGGTGAAGAGGGTGGTGATGAGGTAGAGGATGCAATTGATGAGGCAATAGCTCAAGAAGAACAGAAGCAACAACGTACTTCGAGTCAGTAAGGAGTTGGAGGCGCTCCAAAGAAAAAAGCTAAAGTCATTCCTCCTATGTTTGCACCAAGAACAACTCCAGGAGCTCAATCAAGTATTAAAAGTGTTTTGCAAAACAAAGAGGCGATACACGAGGTTGATAAACGGTTTGCTCGGTGGCTTTTGGATTGTAAAATTTCGTTTAATGTTGTGATGACGCCATTTTTCCAGATATTATCAACTCAAGATGGGACAAGCATTTGAAGAAAGATCTTCATGCGGCAGCTTACTTCTTGAATCCTAAAttcttttttaatgaaaattataAAGAAGCACCTGATGTCATGCGAAGTTTGTTTGATCTTGTTACCTTGTATCGCAAGTGTAACAATTTGGATTCAGTTCAGGCAATGAAAGAAATACATTTATATAGAGTTCGGAAGGAAAGTTTTGATAGACAAGAAGCTATTCGAGCTGCATCTGAACTTATGCCTGGTAAGAATATGGCTGAATAtttgtttaattaataataacttCTTTTAGGCTCCTATGTTCTTAATTGATATCTTCTAATATGTTATAGTTTTATAATTGGTAGATGAATGATGGAGGTTATTCGGAGGCTTTGCTCAATGTTTACAAAAAATAGCTGTTCGCATTCTTAGCCAAGCATCTGCTTCTTTTGGGTGTGAGAGAAATTGGAGTCTTTTTGACCAAattcatacaaaaaaaaagaaatagatTGGAGCATGATAGTCTGAATGACATTGTTTATGTTACCTATAATTTGCGTCTTAAATCCAGGTAATATATGTTTCATGAAATATCATATTGTTTCATTTGTAATCTTTATCATAACAAATTTGTAAATTATTAAATCTTCATATATTGTATTTAACTTTTtaggaaggaaaaagaaaaaagaaagcaaaagacACAATATGATCCAATTGATTATGAAAGCATCAGTCAAGTTGACTTTTGGGTGACTGAAGAGGTTGTAAAAAAAGTGAATGTCCTAAAGTTCCATATGATGTAAAATAACAGATGGAAAGTTTGTTGAAAGAAATTCAAACcaacagaaagaaaagaaaagtaagtTTTGGTGAAGAGGGTGGTGATGAGGTAGAGGATGCAATTGATGAGGCAATAGCTCAAGAAGAACAGAAGCAACAACGTACTTCGAGTCAGTAAGGAGTTGGAGGCGCTCCAAAGAAAAAAGCTAAAGTCATTCCTCCTATGTTTGCACCAAGAACAACTCCAGGAGCTCAATCAAGTATTAAAAGTGTTTTGCAAAACAAAGAGGCGATACACGAGGTTGATAAACGGTTTGCTCGGTGGCTTTTGGATTGTAAAATTTCGTTTAATGTTGTGATGACGCCATTTTTCCAGATATTATCAACTCAAGATGGGACAAGCATTTGAAGAAAGATCTTCATGCGGCAGCTTACTTCTTGAATCCTAAAttcttttttaatgaaaattataAAGAAGCACCTGATGTCATGCGAAGTTTGTTTGATCTTGTTACCTTGTATCGCAAGTGTAACAATTTGGATTCAGTTCAGGCAATGAAAGAAATACATTTATATAGAGTTCGGAAGGAAAGTTTTGATAGACAAGAAGCTATTCGAGCTGCATCTGAACTTATGCCTGGTAAGAATATGGCTGAATAtttgtttaattaataataacttCTTTTAGGCTCCTATGTTCTTAATTGATATCTTCTAATATGTTATAGTTTTATAATTGGTAGATGAATGATGGAGGTTATTCGGAGGCTTTGCTCAATGTTTACAAAAAATAGCTGTTCGCATTCTTAGCCAAGCATCTGCTTCTTTTGGGTGTGAGAGAAATTGGAGTCTTTTTGACCAAattcatacaaaaaaaaagaaatagatTGGAGCATGATAGTCTGAATGACATTGTTTATGTTACCTATAATTTGCGTCTTAAATCCAGGTAATATATGTTTCATGAAATATCATATTGTTTCATTTGTAATCTTTATCATAACAAATTTGTAAATTATTAAATCTTCATATATTGTATTTAACTTTTtaggaaggaaaaagaaaaaagaaagcaaaagacACAATATGATCCAATTGATTATGAAAGCATCAGTCAAGTTGACTTTTGGGTGACTGAAGAGGTTGTAAAAAAAGTGACTGATCTTCCTAGTAATGTGGATGACTTATTGCGTGAGTATAGTATATTTAATTTCTAATGATTTATTAGAATGTTATTAGTTTACAATATAATGATAACATGTATATTTTATTAGGTGAAATTGATGCTGATTTATATCAAAGTGGCAGTGGTAGTAGTGGTCTTTGTGCTGCATCTCTTGATTCTTCTGCTCAACAAAGTGGGAATGAAGGTGAAGATCATCCCACCTTAcggattttgatgattgataaaCCATGATGTTAGGATTTATATTTAGATATGCTTTTATTACTATTTAACTTGAATTTGGATTTTGATAAGATCATATGTATTTGGTTGATGATATTTTATGtagtgttttaaattttgaagatattttaagatttatattagactataattatattttaaaatgtttatttataatttatttattattctattctaaAACAGTTTATCCAGTTAAACCACCAATTGAATGAGTTAGACTAATAAACCAATAAGCTAATACCCAGAATAGTAACCACCAATTGAATGAGTTAGACTAATAAACCAATAAGCTAATACCCAGAATAGTTTGATGACCGATTCGATTTTCTGAACCTTGGTTGAAAGacattttttatcatttatttatttaaaaaaataaaaggggagaattttctcttttatgtAGATGGGGAATTGGGGATTGAAAGATCTGAAAAATGGATGGAGGAGAAAGGAAAAGAGGAAAATGTCAGAAGTAAAAATGAAAGAGCATATTAAAGACTAGGGTTTCATAATTGAACAAAGtaattaatgtattttttatttatacatttattttaaaattaaattaagataactctattataatttagaattaaatactaatgaataaatataatgataataGAATGAAAATATTAGAACATTTaaaacttataattttaaataaatcaaattatatagataatatcaattaaattaaattaaacagtCTTGCCCTATTTATCAACTATACTAccaattaatatattaatattaaataattaatattatattaaattgtCCGAAGGAGTTTCTCCTTAATTGTGTAATTCATAAACACTCTGCATCTCTCGTCAGTTTTTAGGGTTGGGAGAGCCAAGGACATTCAAGGGTGCCTTTGCCTGGCTACCCTTTGCGCCACCGGATGTTTGGCCAGCAGAGCCCCTAGCATGTGCTGACTCCGCTGCTACCATTGATTTCTTTATCTGTTGAACATAtaacaaataaacaaaatataattataataataataatcacaacTATTCATCTAACaggtaaaaaatataattactaGATTAaagtgaaagaaagaaaaaaacacTTACAGCCGCTAGTCGCTCCTTGTGAATATCACTTGCAACCTGCAAAAGCACGATAAGTACAAGTCTAGAATATGACATTCAAAAGaatatgaatattatatatatatatataagagagaCTGACAAACTACCGGTCTTTTGTAGCTTTTAATTTCATCACCACCAAATCCAGGAAGTGTCATATTCCAAGTTTTCTCTACAAAGACGAAGATGTGGAGTTAAATGTGAAATGTGCTGAAACCAAACTCCGAGCAAGAAGAAATTTTCTAATCACTAACCTAGATGTAAAAGTATGTCTTTTGCTTCCAAAGTTGTTGATTTCCGATGCTTGGCTAGGGAGCAACCAGATTTTGTTATCTATTGAAAGGATAGAAAATCATTAGTCCAAACCATATAACTAGTATTAAGAAGAGGGAAATGAATCAAGATAAAAGAAACACGAATAAATCAAagaacaataaataaataaacaaataaatcaaCAATAACAGATAGACTTAACTATTGAAGTTCACTGGACACAATTAAGTTAAAGGTAATTTACTCACAGACTCTAGAAAATTTTCTGCAATATCAACAAGAATGTCTGCGACATCAGGATCCAACTTCTCAGCTGGATCAACCTGCCAATAAAGTAGAAGTGTAAATAGAGGAAACAAAAGTAACACGTTCATGAAACTAGGGATTGAACAGCCAAACAGATTTATAGTAAAATTGTCAAAATTGAAGTGCCTTGTGCCATATTGCATTCCGTAATTCAAATTTTGACTTATCCACTGAACAAAATAGAGAAACATTGCAGACCTGACTGACTAGCTCATGGATGCTTCTTTTGCTGAGAACACTATTACAAGGTTCATCAGTATCCACAGTAGCTAATCTACTTTGAATTCCTGGTTGAGCAGCAGCGAATTGAGCAGACACAAGAGTTGGTTTCTGATTTCCCGGGACTTGTAGCCTTGTAACCTGCTGCTGCTGAGGGACATGTGGAGCCCTTGATGGGGGAACTTGTTGCCCAAAATGCTCCTGTGATTGATTAGATGGCAAAGATGGCTGCGGCTGTGATGCTGTTGGTGTAGACTGCTGCTGCTGAGGAATGTGGGCCCTTTGCTGCAAGGACGCTGGTGGGTTCACTTGCTGCGGGTGCTGCCTATAAGAGGTTGGCAAAGGAGGCTTCCCCTGTGGTCCAGATGACAACCACGGCTGATTAAGTGACTGCATATTTTGAGGTACACTTGGAGATGGTGTTGCAGGTGTTCCCACTGATGAGGTTCTTATAAGTCCATGCCCTTGGAAGCTCTAAAGAAAACAAGACAAATTGCAAAATGACTGACCAACATTATTTTTCTGTATGTTTACATACAAAACTCAAGCATTGCAACAGAAGACATATGAAGTGAGGAATCCTCGTAAATAACATGAGTTGAAACAGCTAAAAGAGATAttcttattcttaatatatagCTATACGCACACTCACAAATCACGGTAGTACAATATCAATCAGTTGCTTATATTTTGAAACATAGCACACTCCTCAAAACCCATTGCCACTGTCTCTCCAActagaaaaagcaaaaactacCAAAACAAATAAGCGAAAATCATACAAGCATGCTCAAAGTCATAAAATTCACTTCTACAAAGCTGCAGAGGAATGTAGCGACAAAGCAAAGACTAACTTGCGAAGCAGTAGTTGGACTATTCTGTGCAGGGGGTGGTGGTCTGAGAGATGATTGAACAGGTCTCTGTTGATGTGCAGGTATCCCACCTGGCCGCATTTGTGATCCGGATCCAAGCGAACCCAACATTCCCATTCCTTGCATTGGTGGTCTCACCTAAACATTTCAAACAACTAGTGAAACAAAGAATAGGGCACATTTAGATCAACTTCTGAAATACGGACgggaaaaaaaatcttttaatacAAGTAAAATGCAGGAGCACAAACTCAAGCAACTCTATATGCTCCCAGAAAAGCAAGAGCTCATTGTTTCCTAATTCTACTTTTGTGAAATTTATCCAACTAAACTCCCCAATCTATATCCAGTGACTATTTCCCATTCTAAGTTTGATTGTTTTTCTACAATGAGGTTGAATCAGTCCTTTTGAGCGTTTAACAACCAAATACATTAAACAGGGTTAATATGATACTATCTCTAATTATTGAGGACTATACTTAAGAGTTTTGATCTTGCTGGTGACTAGTGTACTCAAAGTTGTTTTATTCAACTACCAATCAATACTAACTACTAACTACTCAACCAATCCTTTAACTATTCGCTTAATAACTAACAAGCTAACTATAACTAGCTATGTGCCTATAAAATCAATAGACCAACATTCATTTCACAAAGCTTCTACACCAAAATTTCAGTCGGGGGGCGAAATTGGGGCCTATACCTGAGAAGATGCGTTATTGGAGGCAGATTCTCCGACACTAACTCCGGTTCGGCCCAAACCACCGAAATGCTGACCAAAGGAAGAGGAGAATGGCGGAGGGGAAGGGCTCTGGTGGTGTGCGGGTACACCGATCGCCATGCCGCCACGCGGAGCGGCAGAAACGGATGGAGAGGCGGAGGATGGCGAAGGAGGAGGAGCAGCGGCAGAGGAAGGAGGGAGTGACGAGAAGTGAGAGTGAGGCTGATGCTGCTGCGGTGGTTGCGGTTGCGGTGGCGGGTTGCGGCTGAAGGAAGGAGGAGGGTGGCGAGGTTGAAGAGGGGCTGGGGATGGTGCGAGGGGTTTGGAGGTTGTTGTTGGGATTTGTACGGAGGTAGGGTTTGGATTTGGGGgagctgaagaagaagatggagggagagacgaagaagaagaagaaggagaaggtgAAGGTTGTGattgtggtggtggtggtgatggttGAGGAGGTTGTGGTGGCGAGGGTTCGGCAGCGGTGGGGGCGGTGGTTGTTGGTGCTGCAGTGGCCGGAGGTTGAGGATCCATGGCGGTTGATGCAGCTGCAGTTACTCGAAACTGAATTTAAGAAGAGAGACGATTGATACACGACGAAATatgaattattaattaatattattaataaatgatcaaataaactaatttaattctattaatatttataaattaaattattttatttatagataTTAATATCTAAAccatagttgt includes:
- the LOC130961587 gene encoding transcription initiation factor TFIID subunit 12-like; translated protein: MDPQPPATAAPTTTAPTAAEPSPPQPPQPSPPPPQSQPSPSPSSSSSSLPPSSSSAPPNPNPTSVQIPTTTSKPLAPSPAPLQPRHPPPSFSRNPPPQPQPPQQHQPHSHFSSLPPSSAAAPPPSPSSASPSVSAAPRGGMAIGVPAHHQSPSPPPFSSSFGQHFGGLGRTGVSVGESASNNASSQVRPPMQGMGMLGSLGSGSQMRPGGIPAHQQRPVQSSLRPPPPAQNSPTTASQSFQGHGLIRTSSVGTPATPSPSVPQNMQSLNQPWLSSGPQGKPPLPTSYRQHPQQVNPPASLQQRAHIPQQQQSTPTASQPQPSLPSNQSQEHFGQQVPPSRAPHVPQQQQVTRLQVPGNQKPTLVSAQFAAAQPGIQSRLATVDTDEPCNSVLSKRSIHELVSQVDPAEKLDPDVADILVDIAENFLESITKSGCSLAKHRKSTTLEAKDILLHLEKTWNMTLPGFGGDEIKSYKRPVASDIHKERLAAIKKSMVAAESAHARGSAGQTSGGAKGSQAKAPLNVLGSPNPKN